The DNA segment GGCGAAGCTGGCGGATGTGCCGGGGTTTGCGGAGCATGTGGTGGCGGTGATTGGGTTCCCGGCTCCCGTTTTCTTCACTTATTGTGCGGCCTATGCAGAGATTGTTGGGGCGATTTGTTTGGCGTTGGGGTTATTGACGCGCGTCAGTGCCTTGTCGTTGCTCGGGACGATGCTGGTGGCGATTTTCTTCCATCTGAAGGTGGATGGGGTGAAGGTGGCGCCGCTAGAAACGGCGACTTTGTATGCTTCTTTCTATCTATTTTTCTTGGTGAATGGTGGCGGGAAGTACGCTGTGGATGCGCTGCTTGCGAAGACGCTGGGTGGTGAGAGTTAAGTTCTAAATTGATTTTGTGATTGTGCTCCCCCCTGAGTTGAACAGGGGGATTTTTTATAGGTTGGGTGTTCTGGGTGGTGGTGTTTGGCTCAAATCAATATGGTTGGGGGCGATCGGTATAATGGGGAAATATAAAGCCGTTGGTATGCCTTTATG comes from the Romeriopsis navalis LEGE 11480 genome and includes:
- a CDS encoding DoxX family protein, translated to MTTTKSEGFSLATVFASNSTDNSLFQVLWLVVRVVAGVLMVHNGLAKLADVPGFAEHVVAVIGFPAPVFFTYCAAYAEIVGAICLALGLLTRVSALSLLGTMLVAIFFHLKVDGVKVAPLETATLYASFYLFFLVNGGGKYAVDALLAKTLGGES